One window of the Bacteroidales bacterium genome contains the following:
- a CDS encoding nucleoside deaminase, which produces MENSQIDERYMHEALKEAQKAADKDEVPIGAVLVCQNQIIARAHNLTETLNDPTAHAEMQAITSATNYLGGKYLDQCTLYVTVEPCPMCAGALYWAQLGRLVYGAKDPKRGYSLFEKTILHPKTTVTFDILKDNCSSLVSNFFTKKR; this is translated from the coding sequence ATGGAAAATTCTCAAATAGATGAGAGGTATATGCATGAAGCCTTGAAAGAGGCCCAAAAAGCAGCGGATAAAGATGAAGTTCCAATTGGTGCGGTTTTAGTATGCCAGAATCAAATTATTGCACGGGCTCATAACCTAACCGAAACGCTAAATGATCCAACAGCTCATGCCGAAATGCAAGCCATAACATCTGCTACAAATTACCTTGGAGGAAAATATTTAGATCAATGTACTCTTTACGTTACCGTTGAGCCATGTCCAATGTGTGCAGGAGCCCTTTACTGGGCACAACTAGGCAGATTGGTTTATGGCGCAAAAGATCCAAAACGGGGTTATAGTCTTTTTGAAAAAACTATCCTCCATCCAAAAACTACAGTTACTTTTGATATTTTAAAAGATAATTGTTCATCGCTCGTCTCCAATTTCTTTACTAAAAAGCGTTAA
- a CDS encoding peptidase S41 has protein sequence MLKKIFSISLFFYIITIGIGQVNGSLWLRYPAVSPNGKTIVFNYKGDLYKVDTKGGTAIILTTNPAYDFMPVWSPDGKTVAFASNRFGNYDVFTIPIEGGIPTRLTFHSNNEYPSTFSIDGENIIFSAQIQDNSKNIQFPDNILSELYSVPTTSGRVNQILTTPAEDANFSPNGKLIVYQDRKGYEDPWRKHHKSAVTRDIWIYNTETGKHEKITSFNGEDRNPVFSIDSKSIFYLTEQWGSFNVATISTEQGGEPKQISFFDKHPVRFLTKSNNDLLCYQHNGELYTQTIGGQPQKVNINILSDQTETTLSYETRTKGATEMSVSPDGKEIAFILRGDVFVTSTDYGTTKRITKTSEQERSVSFSPDGKKLLYASERNGSWKIYQTSIFSKDEPNFSLSTLLKEEPIVELSDETFQPAYSPDGKEVAFLKERTTLCVINLESKQIRTILDGRFNYSYSDGDQWYQWSPDGKWFLACFNEYPSWPDTEVGLINANGSGKFSNLTKSGYADNSPKWMMNGKSVIWFNDKMGMRSHGSWGSEFDIYGMFLTQEAFDEFNLTKQEWELLKEKRKKEKEEKEKTDKEKDSKDKKTKDEKKEKVTETLKFELDNLDDRKVRLTINSSNISDAILVPEGDKLYYLSKFEKGYDLWVRNIKDNETKLLLKIDGFAGNLQMDKDGKNLFFLSNGSLMKVEISSNKLSNINFKAEFDINYPAERAYLFEHIWRQISKKFYDPNLHNVDWKFYKEEYSRFLPNINNNFDFSEMVSEMLGELNGSHTGCRYYSKPDNADQTGSLGVFYDNTYRGNGVKIAEVIEKSPLIRAKSKIKAGIIIEKIDGIEIVADKDFYSLLNRKADKQVFLDLLNPETGEKWTEIVKAISIREENELLYLRWVKTRKFEAEKLSNGRIGYIHVRGMDSESFREVYSELLGRDINKEAIIIDTRFNGGGWLHDDLATLLSGKRYANFVPRGQYIGSEPISKWSKPSIVLVSEGNYSDAHAFPYTYKTLNIGKLVGMPVPGTMTAVWWEDQQDPSLVFGIPQIGVKDMNGNYLENHQTEPDIKVMITPEDAANGNDTQLKAAVDELIKQLDNQKK, from the coding sequence ATGTTAAAAAAAATATTTTCAATCAGTTTATTCTTTTACATTATTACAATTGGAATTGGACAAGTAAATGGTTCTCTATGGTTGAGATATCCTGCAGTTTCTCCCAATGGAAAAACAATTGTATTCAACTATAAAGGTGATTTGTACAAAGTTGATACAAAGGGTGGAACCGCAATAATATTGACAACCAACCCCGCATACGATTTTATGCCGGTTTGGTCACCAGATGGGAAAACAGTTGCATTTGCATCGAATAGGTTTGGCAATTATGATGTATTTACAATTCCAATTGAAGGAGGAATACCAACCCGTTTAACCTTCCACTCAAATAATGAATACCCATCAACATTCAGTATCGATGGGGAAAATATAATTTTCTCAGCTCAAATTCAGGATAACTCAAAAAATATTCAATTTCCAGATAATATTCTATCCGAACTATATTCCGTACCTACAACGAGTGGTAGGGTTAATCAAATATTAACCACCCCAGCAGAGGATGCTAATTTTAGTCCTAATGGCAAATTAATAGTTTATCAGGATAGGAAAGGTTATGAAGATCCGTGGAGAAAACATCATAAATCAGCTGTTACTAGAGATATCTGGATTTATAATACCGAAACGGGTAAACATGAAAAAATTACCTCTTTTAATGGAGAAGATAGAAATCCTGTATTCTCTATTGATAGTAAATCTATATTTTATCTTACTGAACAATGGGGTAGTTTTAATGTAGCGACAATAAGCACGGAACAGGGAGGAGAGCCTAAACAAATTTCATTCTTCGATAAGCATCCTGTTAGATTTTTAACTAAATCAAACAACGATCTTCTTTGTTACCAGCATAATGGAGAATTATATACGCAGACAATTGGTGGGCAGCCTCAAAAGGTAAATATCAATATTCTTTCGGATCAAACTGAAACCACGTTAAGCTATGAAACTCGTACAAAAGGTGCCACAGAAATGTCTGTGTCGCCTGATGGAAAAGAGATAGCATTTATATTAAGGGGTGATGTTTTTGTAACCTCAACTGATTATGGAACAACAAAACGTATAACAAAAACATCTGAACAGGAACGGTCGGTTAGTTTTAGCCCAGACGGAAAAAAACTGCTTTACGCTTCTGAAAGGAATGGCAGCTGGAAGATTTATCAAACAAGTATATTCTCAAAAGACGAGCCTAACTTTTCGCTATCAACGCTATTAAAAGAGGAGCCAATTGTTGAATTATCTGATGAAACATTCCAGCCTGCATATTCACCCGATGGTAAAGAAGTGGCATTTTTAAAAGAAAGAACAACGCTCTGTGTTATCAACCTTGAATCAAAACAAATTAGAACCATCCTTGATGGCAGATTCAACTACTCTTATAGCGATGGAGACCAATGGTATCAATGGTCTCCAGATGGTAAATGGTTTTTAGCATGTTTCAATGAATACCCATCTTGGCCTGATACTGAAGTGGGTTTAATTAACGCCAATGGCTCTGGAAAATTCTCCAACCTCACAAAAAGCGGTTATGCTGATAACTCCCCAAAGTGGATGATGAATGGAAAATCAGTAATATGGTTTAATGATAAAATGGGGATGAGAAGCCATGGCTCCTGGGGGTCCGAATTTGATATTTATGGTATGTTCTTAACCCAAGAGGCTTTCGATGAGTTTAACCTTACAAAACAGGAATGGGAACTATTAAAGGAAAAGAGAAAGAAGGAGAAAGAAGAAAAAGAGAAAACTGACAAGGAAAAAGATTCAAAGGACAAGAAAACCAAAGATGAAAAAAAGGAAAAGGTCACTGAAACTCTAAAATTCGAATTAGATAATCTGGATGATAGAAAAGTTAGGTTAACGATTAACTCTTCCAATATCTCCGATGCCATACTTGTACCAGAGGGTGATAAACTTTACTACTTAAGTAAATTCGAGAAAGGGTATGATCTTTGGGTTCGAAATATTAAGGATAATGAAACAAAACTTCTGCTTAAAATTGATGGATTTGCAGGTAATTTACAAATGGATAAAGATGGCAAAAACTTATTTTTTCTGTCTAATGGAAGTTTAATGAAGGTTGAGATATCATCAAATAAACTTTCGAATATAAACTTTAAGGCCGAATTTGATATAAACTACCCAGCCGAAAGAGCTTATCTTTTCGAGCATATTTGGCGTCAAATAAGCAAAAAATTCTACGATCCTAACTTACATAATGTCGATTGGAAATTCTACAAAGAAGAATATTCAAGATTTCTACCTAATATTAATAACAACTTCGATTTTTCTGAAATGGTAAGCGAAATGCTTGGTGAGTTAAATGGATCGCATACTGGCTGTAGGTACTATTCCAAACCCGATAATGCAGATCAAACAGGTAGTTTAGGAGTGTTTTACGATAATACATATAGGGGTAATGGTGTAAAAATTGCTGAAGTAATTGAGAAGTCCCCGTTGATTAGAGCCAAAAGTAAAATAAAAGCAGGAATAATAATCGAAAAGATTGATGGTATAGAGATTGTCGCCGATAAAGATTTTTATTCTCTACTTAATAGAAAAGCAGATAAACAGGTATTTTTAGATTTATTAAATCCTGAAACAGGTGAGAAATGGACTGAAATTGTTAAAGCAATCAGTATCAGGGAAGAAAACGAACTGCTATATCTGCGCTGGGTAAAAACCCGAAAGTTTGAAGCCGAAAAACTTTCGAATGGTCGAATTGGCTATATCCATGTAAGAGGAATGGATTCCGAAAGTTTTAGGGAAGTATACTCCGAACTACTTGGTCGAGATATTAATAAAGAAGCAATCATTATTGATACCCGCTTTAATGGGGGTGGTTGGCTTCATGATGATTTAGCCACATTGCTTAGCGGTAAACGTTATGCGAACTTTGTCCCACGTGGGCAATATATTGGTTCTGAACCTATCTCAAAATGGAGTAAACCATCAATCGTTTTGGTTAGTGAAGGGAATTATTCCGATGCTCATGCTTTCCCTTATACATATAAAACATTAAATATAGGGAAACTTGTTGGTATGCCTGTCCCAGGTACAATGACCGCCGTTTGGTGGGAAGATCAACAAGATCCCTCTTTAGTTTTTGGTATCCCCCAAATTGGTGTTAAAGACATGAATGGAAACTATTTGGAAAATCACCAGACGGAACCAGATATCAAAGTTATGATTACCCCCGAAGATGCTGCTAATGGCAATGATACCCAACTTAAGGCTGCTGTTGATGAACTGATTAAACAGTTGGATAATCAGAAAAAATAA
- the aspS gene encoding aspartate--tRNA ligase — protein MYRTHNCGELRLKNIGQPVMLSGWIQKIRNLGAMTFIDLRDRYGITQLVVDDKSDSSLQSLISGLGREFVVKVEGKVIERSSKNSKIPTGEIEVKVDGVTILNSSEIPPFTIEDDTDGGDEYRMKYRYLDLRRNPVKEALMLRHRMAQEVRKYLDSKEFIEVETPVLIKSTPEGARDFVVPSRMNPGEFYALPQSPQTFKQLLMVAGFDKYFQIVKCFRDEDLRADRQPEFTQIDCEMSFVERDDVLSTFEGLTKHLFKFVKGIEFNEPFQKLSYQDAMKYYGSDKPDIRFGMQFVDLTDKFKGKGFVVFDSAEYIGGICVTGCASYSRKQIDELTEFIKKPQIGGKGLVYIKMEEDGSIKSSIDKFYTPEDLKGIVAQMNAKKGDLILVMSGDKKKTLTGLCELRLEMGNRLNLRDKNKFAPLWVVDFPLLEWDDEVKRFFAMHHPFTSPNPEDIPLFDTDPKEVRANAYDLVINGVEIGGGSIRIHDKQLQQRMFEVLGFTPEDAEAQFGFLMTAFKFGAPPHGGIAFGFDRLCSLFGGADSIRDYIAFPKNNSGRDVMINSPAPISSEQLKELSIELRKV, from the coding sequence ATGTACAGAACTCATAATTGTGGTGAACTCCGATTGAAAAATATTGGACAGCCAGTAATGCTTAGCGGATGGATTCAAAAAATCCGTAATCTAGGTGCGATGACATTTATTGATTTACGCGATCGATATGGAATAACTCAACTCGTTGTTGATGATAAGAGCGATTCCTCGTTACAGAGTTTAATATCAGGACTTGGGAGAGAGTTTGTTGTAAAAGTTGAAGGAAAGGTTATTGAGCGGAGTAGTAAAAACAGCAAAATCCCAACTGGTGAAATTGAAGTTAAGGTTGATGGCGTTACTATTTTAAATTCCTCTGAAATTCCTCCATTTACCATTGAAGATGATACGGATGGAGGTGATGAGTATAGAATGAAGTACCGTTACCTTGATTTAAGGAGAAACCCAGTAAAGGAAGCTTTAATGTTAAGGCATCGGATGGCTCAAGAGGTTAGAAAATACCTTGATAGCAAGGAGTTTATTGAGGTAGAAACACCAGTCCTAATAAAATCCACACCCGAAGGTGCTCGTGACTTTGTTGTACCATCGAGGATGAACCCGGGTGAGTTCTATGCATTACCACAATCACCTCAGACTTTCAAGCAACTTTTAATGGTTGCTGGATTTGACAAGTATTTCCAAATTGTTAAATGTTTCCGTGATGAGGATTTAAGGGCTGATAGACAACCTGAGTTCACTCAGATTGATTGTGAGATGTCGTTTGTTGAGCGTGATGATGTGCTTTCTACTTTTGAGGGGCTAACTAAGCATCTATTTAAGTTTGTAAAAGGGATTGAGTTCAATGAACCTTTCCAGAAGTTGTCCTATCAGGATGCAATGAAATATTATGGCTCCGATAAACCTGATATTCGCTTTGGAATGCAATTCGTTGATTTGACAGATAAATTTAAAGGTAAAGGATTCGTTGTATTTGATAGTGCTGAGTACATCGGAGGTATCTGTGTAACGGGTTGTGCAAGTTACTCTCGTAAACAGATTGACGAGTTAACTGAATTTATCAAAAAACCACAAATTGGCGGGAAAGGGTTGGTGTACATAAAAATGGAGGAGGATGGTTCAATAAAATCATCTATTGATAAATTCTATACACCAGAAGATCTTAAAGGAATTGTCGCTCAGATGAATGCTAAAAAAGGCGATTTGATCTTAGTAATGTCTGGTGATAAGAAGAAAACGCTTACGGGTCTTTGTGAACTTCGCCTTGAAATGGGAAATAGGTTGAACCTTCGTGATAAAAATAAATTTGCTCCACTTTGGGTGGTTGATTTTCCTCTGCTTGAATGGGACGATGAGGTTAAGCGATTCTTTGCTATGCACCACCCATTCACATCACCAAATCCAGAAGATATTCCATTATTTGACACTGATCCAAAAGAAGTTAGAGCGAATGCTTACGATTTAGTAATTAACGGGGTTGAGATCGGTGGCGGGTCAATTAGGATACATGATAAGCAGTTACAGCAAAGAATGTTTGAAGTATTAGGCTTTACGCCCGAAGATGCAGAAGCTCAATTTGGCTTCCTGATGACTGCTTTTAAATTTGGTGCTCCTCCACACGGTGGGATTGCTTTTGGTTTCGACAGGTTATGCTCACTATTTGGCGGTGCTGATTCCATTAGAGATTATATCGCATTTCCAAAGAATAACTCAGGGCGTGATGTTATGATTAACTCTCCTGCACCTATTTCTTCAGAGCAATTGAAAGAACTTAGCATCGAATTGAGAAAGGTTTAG